A portion of the Deltaproteobacteria bacterium genome contains these proteins:
- a CDS encoding PD-(D/E)XK nuclease family protein — MATVYSHSRLSSFEHCPRQFHYRYVERRAVDTEGIEAFVGKRVHAVLERLNQFVERGLVPPLAKVVGRFRAEWEAHFDPARIRIVRSENPAAAYRENGERCLANHYRRHYPFDRDETLGIEAHLAFPLDEAGSYRIQGFVDRLARAPDGAIEVHDYKTGRWVPSQEQLDADRQLALYQLGVQARYGTDTPVRLVWHYLLRDQVRVSTRTREQLDALRARTIELIDRIESEQAFDPRPGSLCTWCEHNDVCPAMGARKAAAAPAATAAPAAPRQLPLL, encoded by the coding sequence TTGGCGACGGTCTACAGCCACTCCCGCCTGTCGAGCTTCGAACACTGCCCGCGCCAGTTCCACTATCGCTACGTCGAGCGCCGGGCCGTCGACACCGAGGGCATCGAGGCCTTCGTCGGCAAGCGCGTGCACGCGGTGCTCGAGCGGCTGAACCAGTTCGTGGAGCGCGGGCTCGTGCCGCCGCTCGCGAAGGTGGTGGGCCGCTTCCGCGCCGAGTGGGAGGCGCACTTCGATCCCGCGCGGATCCGCATCGTGCGCAGCGAGAACCCGGCCGCGGCCTACCGCGAGAACGGCGAGCGCTGCCTCGCCAACCACTACCGCCGCCACTACCCCTTCGACCGCGACGAGACCCTCGGGATCGAGGCGCACCTCGCGTTTCCGCTCGACGAGGCGGGCAGCTACCGGATCCAGGGCTTCGTGGACCGCCTCGCGCGCGCGCCGGACGGCGCGATCGAGGTCCACGACTACAAGACCGGCCGCTGGGTTCCCTCCCAGGAGCAGCTCGACGCGGACCGCCAGCTCGCGCTCTACCAGCTCGGGGTCCAGGCGCGCTACGGAACCGACACTCCCGTGCGTCTGGTCTGGCACTACCTCCTGCGCGACCAGGTGCGCGTCTCCACCCGCACCCGCGAGCAGCTCGACGCCCTGCGCGCCCGCACCATCGAGCTGATCGATCGCATCGAGTCCGAGCAGGCCTTCGACCCCCGCCCCGGCAGCCTCTGCACCTGGTGCGAGCACAACGACGTCTGCCCCGCGATGGGAGCCCGCAAGGCCGCCGCCGCTCCCGCCGCCACCGCCGCTCCCGCCGCGCCCCGCCAGCTCCCCCTCCTCTGA
- the gloB gene encoding hydroxyacylglutathione hydrolase produces the protein MALRIERIPTLSDNYSYLLLCEESGEAAVVDAPEAEPVVKRADALGARVTRILSTHHHPDHAMANPELAERWKVPVFGHASDAGRLAGFTNGLEEGDTVPVGRHHARVLFIPAHTRGHIAYVFDQARAAFTGDTMFAGGCGRLFEGTPEMMFASLQKLGALPDDTRIFCGHEYTESNLVFAAHLEPDNAAVREKLARVRALRARRAADWHDATPGEMTIPSTIGEERATNPFLRAADAAELGRRRALKDSFRG, from the coding sequence ATGGCGCTGCGCATCGAGCGGATCCCCACCCTGTCCGACAACTACAGCTATCTGCTGCTCTGCGAGGAGAGCGGCGAGGCGGCCGTGGTGGACGCGCCCGAGGCCGAGCCGGTCGTGAAGCGCGCCGACGCGCTCGGCGCGCGCGTGACCCGGATCCTCTCCACCCACCACCATCCCGACCACGCGATGGCGAACCCGGAGCTCGCGGAGCGCTGGAAGGTTCCGGTCTTCGGGCACGCGTCCGACGCGGGCCGCCTGGCCGGCTTCACGAACGGGCTCGAGGAGGGCGACACCGTCCCGGTCGGCCGGCACCACGCACGGGTGCTCTTCATCCCTGCCCACACGCGCGGCCACATCGCCTACGTCTTCGACCAGGCCCGGGCCGCCTTCACCGGCGACACGATGTTCGCGGGCGGCTGCGGCCGGCTCTTCGAGGGAACGCCCGAGATGATGTTCGCCTCGCTCCAGAAGCTCGGCGCCCTGCCCGACGACACGCGGATCTTCTGCGGCCACGAGTACACCGAGTCGAACCTGGTCTTCGCCGCGCACCTCGAGCCGGACAACGCGGCGGTGCGCGAGAAGCTCGCCCGCGTGCGCGCGCTGCGGGCGCGCCGGGCCGCCGACTGGCACGACGCCACGCCCGGCGAGATGACGATCCCGTCCACGATCGGCGAGGAGCGCGCGACGAACCCCTTCCTGCGTGCGGCCGACGCCGCCGAGCTCGGCCGCCGCCGCGCGCTCAAGGACTCGTTCCGGGGCTGA
- a CDS encoding thioesterase family protein, translating to MARPVLLAPAGAASSTLEHRVAFYETDAMGVVHHSNYVRFLELARVVWMDEHDRPYREYAAQGLHFATTAVELRYHRSAGFDDLLAVTTWMEWLRRASLRMAYEIRRAGTLVASGATEHAMVDLEGRPRGIPPERRAVLLTRIGAAPRS from the coding sequence ATGGCGCGCCCCGTCCTGCTCGCCCCGGCCGGCGCCGCCTCCTCCACTCTCGAGCATCGCGTCGCGTTCTACGAGACCGACGCGATGGGCGTCGTCCACCACTCGAACTACGTGCGCTTCCTCGAGCTCGCACGCGTGGTCTGGATGGACGAGCACGACCGCCCCTACCGCGAGTACGCAGCCCAGGGCCTGCACTTCGCGACCACCGCCGTGGAGCTCCGCTACCACCGCAGCGCCGGCTTCGACGACCTGCTCGCCGTGACCACCTGGATGGAATGGCTCCGGCGCGCCTCGCTGCGGATGGCCTACGAGATCCGCCGCGCCGGCACGCTCGTCGCCAGCGGCGCCACCGAGCACGCGATGGTCGACCTCGAGGGCCGCCCGCGCGGCATCCCGCCGGAGCGGCGCGCGGTCCTGCTCACGCGGATCGGCGCCGCGCCCCGGAGCTGA
- a CDS encoding DUF1232 domain-containing protein: MSDRHVTIDLNPRERRFYDRVREALVAPHPGGRSGVRDVLLLLPDLTVLLFRLLRDPRVPPGGKAIALFGVGYVLSPVDLLPEALFGPLGLLDDLLIVAATLSRVLNYVHPDVVRSHWSGQGDALDAIQRASGWAEGQVRGLLRRVLPKALRP, from the coding sequence ATGAGCGACCGCCACGTGACGATCGACCTGAACCCGCGCGAGAGGCGCTTCTACGACCGCGTGCGCGAGGCGCTGGTGGCGCCGCACCCGGGCGGCCGCTCGGGCGTGCGCGACGTGCTGCTGCTGCTGCCGGACCTCACCGTGCTGCTCTTCCGGCTGCTGCGCGATCCCCGCGTTCCGCCCGGCGGCAAGGCGATCGCGCTCTTCGGGGTCGGCTACGTGCTCTCGCCGGTGGACCTGCTCCCGGAGGCGCTCTTCGGGCCGCTCGGCCTGCTCGACGACCTGCTGATCGTGGCGGCGACGCTCTCGCGCGTCCTCAACTACGTCCATCCCGACGTCGTGCGCTCGCACTGGTCCGGACAGGGCGACGCGCTCGACGCGATCCAGCGTGCGAGCGGCTGGGCCGAGGGCCAGGTGCGAGGCCTGCTGCGCCGCGTGCTCCCGAAGGCGCTCCGGCCGTAG
- a CDS encoding SDR family oxidoreductase: MGLAPGWCLILGASSGFGAAAARAFARAGLDVAGVHLDRRATLPLAAAVRADVEAAGRRALWFNVNAADPARRAEVIGALAEERCGGPGVRVLLHSLAFGTLRPLIAKDAAGVVSAQQMAMTLEVMATSLVDWTQALVGAELLERGARVFAMTSEGSSRAWPSYGPVSVAKAALEAAVRQLAIELAPFEACANAIQAGVTDTPAVRKIPGSERMLELSRVRNPRGRLTQPEDVAGALVALAEPGCGWVTGNVIRVDGGEAIAG; this comes from the coding sequence ATGGGCCTCGCGCCGGGCTGGTGCCTGATCCTCGGAGCGTCGAGCGGTTTCGGCGCCGCGGCGGCGCGTGCCTTCGCGCGTGCCGGGCTCGACGTCGCCGGCGTGCACCTCGACCGGCGCGCGACGCTGCCCCTCGCCGCGGCCGTCCGGGCCGACGTCGAGGCCGCGGGCCGGCGCGCGCTCTGGTTCAACGTGAACGCCGCGGACCCGGCGCGACGCGCCGAGGTGATCGGCGCGCTCGCGGAAGAGCGGTGCGGTGGGCCCGGCGTGCGGGTGCTGCTGCACTCGCTCGCGTTCGGGACGCTGCGTCCGCTGATCGCCAAGGACGCCGCCGGCGTGGTGAGCGCGCAACAGATGGCGATGACGCTCGAGGTGATGGCGACGAGCCTCGTCGACTGGACGCAGGCGCTCGTCGGGGCGGAGCTGCTCGAGCGCGGCGCGCGCGTCTTCGCGATGACCAGCGAGGGCTCGAGCCGGGCCTGGCCGAGCTACGGGCCGGTCAGCGTGGCCAAGGCTGCGCTCGAGGCGGCGGTCCGCCAGCTCGCGATCGAGCTCGCACCCTTCGAGGCCTGTGCCAACGCGATCCAGGCGGGTGTCACCGACACCCCGGCCGTGCGCAAGATCCCGGGCTCCGAGCGGATGCTCGAGCTCTCGCGCGTGCGCAACCCGCGCGGGCGCCTCACGCAGCCCGAGGACGTGGCCGGCGCGCTGGTGGCGCTGGCGGAGCCGGGCTGCGGCTGGGTCACCGGCAACGTGATCCGCGTCGACGGAGGGGAGGCCATCGCGGGATGA
- a CDS encoding alkaline phosphatase family protein — protein MIRRRWGAAVRTAALVGLAVASGCAGGPGGFTGAPRDEAALPAADRLPRRPERVVLVAIPGLEPAHFLPAPAAAALAPRLAALAGGGVAVEVLHPVFPPAGLPALVSLATGRSPARHGAFALRPLEANGVGAPRPLPASAIEGETLWQAVGRGGGAAAAFDWPGTDGSPVAQSLPDAPAEPGAARDAALVRAACALLTGASPPRLLGLVLAQAGIARAAAPPGSREAEAAVAGADAELGRLVDCLGRAGRLASSALVVTGDHGTLPVHTAVRPNAVLAEVGLITTQGGSVVRWNALARSNGGSAFVYARQEDDALLARRALEEAAGQTGAFHVVSAQEMLARGADPQAWFGIDAAPGWVFEDGAEGARLGPASQRAAGGYAPGEPRMATGLVAWGAGLRPAVRVPELRQIDVAPTLAALLEVPLAGAEGRALAGVLQP, from the coding sequence ATGATCCGCCGGCGCTGGGGGGCGGCGGTGCGCACCGCTGCGCTGGTCGGGCTTGCCGTCGCCTCGGGCTGCGCGGGTGGCCCGGGTGGATTCACGGGAGCCCCGCGTGACGAGGCCGCGTTGCCGGCCGCCGACCGCCTGCCGCGCCGGCCCGAACGCGTCGTCCTGGTCGCGATCCCGGGGCTCGAGCCCGCGCACTTCCTCCCGGCGCCGGCCGCTGCGGCCCTCGCGCCCCGGCTCGCCGCGCTCGCCGGGGGCGGCGTTGCCGTCGAGGTGCTCCATCCGGTGTTCCCGCCGGCGGGGCTGCCCGCCCTCGTCTCGCTCGCGACCGGCCGCAGCCCGGCCCGGCACGGCGCCTTCGCGCTGCGGCCGCTCGAGGCGAACGGCGTCGGCGCGCCGCGGCCGCTCCCGGCGAGCGCGATCGAGGGCGAGACGCTCTGGCAGGCGGTGGGGCGCGGGGGCGGTGCCGCAGCGGCCTTCGACTGGCCCGGGACCGACGGATCGCCGGTGGCGCAGTCGCTTCCGGACGCGCCGGCGGAGCCGGGCGCAGCACGCGACGCCGCGCTCGTGCGGGCGGCCTGCGCCCTCCTCACCGGCGCGAGCCCGCCGCGGCTGCTCGGGCTCGTGCTCGCACAGGCCGGAATCGCACGCGCCGCCGCGCCGCCGGGCTCGCGCGAGGCGGAGGCGGCGGTGGCCGGAGCCGACGCCGAGCTCGGCCGCCTGGTCGACTGCCTCGGCCGCGCCGGGCGGCTTGCGAGCAGCGCGCTCGTCGTGACCGGCGACCACGGCACGCTCCCCGTCCACACCGCCGTACGCCCGAACGCCGTGCTCGCGGAGGTGGGCCTGATCACCACGCAGGGGGGCTCCGTCGTGCGCTGGAATGCCCTCGCCCGCAGCAACGGCGGCAGCGCCTTCGTCTACGCGCGGCAGGAGGACGACGCGCTCCTCGCGCGCCGCGCGCTCGAGGAGGCGGCCGGCCAGACGGGCGCCTTCCACGTCGTCTCGGCGCAGGAGATGCTGGCGCGCGGCGCGGATCCCCAGGCGTGGTTCGGGATCGACGCGGCGCCCGGCTGGGTGTTCGAGGACGGGGCCGAGGGCGCGCGGCTCGGCCCGGCTTCGCAGCGGGCGGCGGGAGGGTACGCTCCCGGCGAGCCACGCATGGCGACGGGGCTCGTGGCGTGGGGGGCCGGGCTGCGCCCGGCGGTGCGGGTGCCGGAGCTGCGGCAGATCGACGTCGCGCCGACGCTCGCCGCGTTGCTCGAGGTCCCGCTCGCGGGCGCCGAGGGCCGCGCGCTCGCCGGCGTGCTCCAGCCGTGA
- a CDS encoding lysophospholipid acyltransferase family protein has protein sequence MSPRPGWQRALGDLGGALLPLAARDLLHEVDDRIRKIPTRLNEFGFDPWGLHPESVRQSILPVLLLYRYWFRVETAGIEQVPPGGVLLIANHAGQLPFDAAMVMTAMLLEADPPRILRSMAEYWVPQLPFVSELAARGGAVAGTPETCREMLDAGEAVLVFPEGVRGMNKLYRDRYRLQRFGTGFLRLALAAQVPIVPIAVVGSEEQQPGLANLRGLGQALGMPAFPITPTFPWLGPLGLLPLPVKYRIYFGEPMHFQGSPTDEDAVIEEQVARVREAIEALFARGLAERRGVFT, from the coding sequence ATGAGCCCGCGACCCGGCTGGCAGCGCGCGCTCGGCGACCTCGGCGGCGCGCTGCTCCCGCTCGCCGCCCGCGACCTCCTCCACGAGGTGGACGACCGCATCCGGAAGATCCCGACCCGCCTCAACGAGTTCGGCTTCGACCCCTGGGGCCTGCATCCGGAGAGCGTGCGCCAGTCGATCCTCCCCGTGCTCCTGCTCTACCGCTACTGGTTCCGGGTGGAGACCGCGGGCATCGAGCAGGTTCCACCGGGCGGCGTGCTGCTGATCGCCAACCACGCCGGGCAGCTCCCCTTCGACGCGGCGATGGTCATGACCGCGATGCTGCTCGAGGCCGACCCGCCGCGCATCCTGCGCAGCATGGCCGAGTACTGGGTGCCGCAGCTGCCCTTCGTGAGCGAGCTCGCCGCGCGCGGCGGCGCGGTGGCGGGCACGCCCGAGACCTGCCGCGAGATGCTCGACGCCGGCGAGGCGGTGCTGGTCTTCCCGGAAGGCGTGCGCGGCATGAACAAGCTCTACCGCGACCGCTACCGGCTCCAGCGCTTCGGCACCGGCTTCCTGCGCCTCGCGCTCGCGGCCCAGGTGCCGATCGTGCCGATCGCGGTGGTCGGCTCCGAGGAGCAGCAGCCGGGGCTCGCGAATCTGCGCGGGCTCGGCCAGGCGCTCGGCATGCCCGCCTTCCCGATCACCCCGACCTTCCCGTGGCTGGGCCCGCTCGGGCTCCTGCCCCTGCCGGTCAAGTACCGGATCTACTTCGGCGAGCCGATGCACTTCCAGGGCTCGCCGACCGACGAGGACGCGGTGATCGAGGAGCAGGTCGCGCGCGTGCGCGAGGCGATCGAGGCGCTCTTCGCGCGCGGGCTCGCGGAGCGCAGGGGGGTCTTCACCTGA
- a CDS encoding NAD-dependent epimerase/dehydratase family protein — MEKVLITGIAGGQGRLLARRLLDTWEVTGADRVPWEGRPKGVTVHEVDLRKRKFEDVLRTEQPTALVHMGFVRHFRLPDRIRHEVNVRGTKQLLDHCVSYGVQKLVVISSSYVYGAFPENPFYMDEDHPLGASRSYPEIRDLVEVDTLASAFIWKYPHIRTSVLRPVNVLGYYVHSMIGEYLRQRRVPTVMGFDPMLQFIHEEDVSEAIALALEHGLQGVFNVVGPGATPLSVAIRESGGTAWPIPEPILRPLLDRLFAWGVVPYPSGAIDYVKYPVTLSGKRFADATGFRPLFGLEEIFHSVRR, encoded by the coding sequence ATGGAGAAGGTGCTCATCACCGGCATTGCCGGCGGCCAGGGCCGTCTGCTGGCCCGGCGGCTCCTCGACACCTGGGAGGTGACCGGTGCCGACCGTGTTCCCTGGGAGGGGCGCCCGAAGGGCGTGACGGTCCACGAGGTGGACCTGCGCAAGCGCAAGTTCGAGGACGTGCTGCGCACCGAGCAGCCGACGGCCCTCGTCCACATGGGCTTCGTCCGCCACTTCCGGCTGCCGGACCGGATCCGCCACGAGGTGAACGTCCGCGGCACCAAGCAGCTCCTCGACCACTGCGTGAGCTACGGCGTCCAGAAGCTCGTCGTCATCTCGAGCAGCTACGTCTACGGCGCCTTCCCCGAGAACCCCTTCTACATGGACGAGGACCATCCGCTCGGTGCGAGCCGCTCCTATCCCGAGATCCGCGACCTCGTCGAGGTGGACACGCTCGCCTCCGCCTTCATCTGGAAGTACCCCCACATCCGCACCTCCGTGCTCCGGCCGGTCAACGTGCTCGGGTACTACGTCCACTCGATGATCGGCGAGTACCTCCGCCAGCGCCGGGTCCCGACCGTGATGGGCTTCGACCCGATGCTCCAGTTCATCCACGAGGAGGACGTCTCGGAGGCGATCGCGCTCGCCCTCGAGCACGGGCTGCAGGGCGTCTTCAACGTCGTGGGGCCGGGTGCGACGCCGCTGTCGGTGGCGATCCGTGAGAGCGGCGGCACCGCCTGGCCGATCCCCGAGCCGATCCTGCGCCCGCTCCTCGACCGCCTCTTCGCGTGGGGCGTCGTGCCCTATCCGTCCGGAGCGATCGACTACGTGAAGTATCCGGTGACGCTGTCGGGCAAGCGCTTCGCCGACGCGACCGGATTCCGGCCCCTGTTCGGGCTCGAAGAGATCTTCCACAGCGTGCGGCGCTGA
- a CDS encoding alpha/beta hydrolase — MAPTARFEEIRIPLEEPQHELAAVSGVLGVPEWWPTGARIGVVLAHGAGRDMTDPLVAGLHRGLTERRSLTLRFNFPFAEAKRPRPDSLGVLERTFRQAAALLGRDPTAAPAHLFVGGIGLGAHAAAQAAARLRVNGVFLIGYPLHSRDHPTRNVKADALYRLVSPLLFIQGTRDRNCDLDALRATLTRVGTLKTLHVVEEADGAMAVPKRSGRPAEDVTRELLDALDSWFHQVVEGP, encoded by the coding sequence GTGGCGCCGACGGCGCGCTTCGAGGAGATCCGGATCCCGCTCGAGGAGCCGCAGCACGAGCTTGCGGCGGTCTCGGGCGTGCTCGGCGTGCCCGAGTGGTGGCCGACGGGCGCGCGGATCGGCGTCGTGCTCGCGCACGGTGCGGGCCGCGACATGACCGACCCGCTCGTCGCGGGCCTCCATCGGGGGCTCACCGAGCGCAGGTCGCTCACGCTGCGCTTCAACTTCCCGTTCGCGGAAGCGAAGCGCCCTCGCCCCGACAGTCTGGGCGTGCTCGAGCGCACCTTCCGCCAGGCGGCGGCGCTGCTCGGCCGCGATCCCACGGCGGCGCCGGCGCATCTCTTCGTCGGCGGGATCGGGCTCGGCGCGCACGCGGCGGCGCAGGCGGCCGCGCGGCTGCGCGTGAACGGGGTCTTCCTGATCGGCTACCCGCTCCACAGCCGCGACCACCCGACCCGGAACGTGAAGGCCGACGCCCTCTACCGGCTCGTCTCCCCGCTCCTCTTCATCCAGGGCACGCGCGACCGCAACTGCGACCTCGACGCGCTGCGCGCCACCCTGACGAGGGTCGGCACGCTCAAGACCCTGCACGTGGTCGAGGAGGCCGACGGCGCCATGGCCGTGCCGAAGCGCTCGGGGCGGCCCGCCGAGGACGTGACGCGCGAGCTCCTCGACGCCCTCGACTCCTGGTTCCACCAGGTCGTCGAGGGCCCCTAG
- a CDS encoding MBL fold metallo-hydrolase, which translates to MSEAGDELYFVQAPVGEMANLAYLIGSRSTREALLVDPAWSVDALLDRAEADGMRVVGALATHYHQDHVGGSLFGMSIEGLGRLMARRPVPVHVQAHEAEGVRRVTGVSASDLVAHEGGDVLELGRVRVRLLHTPGHTPGSQCFLVESGAGPGRLVSGDTLFLNACGRVDLPGGDPEAMFRSLDGVLKRLPDETILYPGHLYAPEPSATMGEQKRTNPYLRAATVDQFLTFVGF; encoded by the coding sequence GTGAGCGAAGCCGGCGACGAGCTCTACTTCGTCCAGGCTCCCGTCGGGGAGATGGCGAACCTCGCCTACCTGATCGGCAGCCGCTCGACGCGGGAGGCGCTGCTGGTGGACCCCGCCTGGAGCGTGGACGCCCTGCTCGACCGCGCCGAGGCCGACGGGATGCGCGTGGTGGGCGCCCTGGCCACCCACTACCACCAGGACCACGTCGGGGGCTCCCTCTTCGGGATGTCGATCGAGGGCCTGGGCCGGCTGATGGCGCGCCGTCCCGTGCCGGTCCATGTGCAGGCGCACGAGGCCGAAGGCGTGCGGCGGGTGACGGGCGTCTCGGCTTCGGATCTCGTCGCACACGAGGGCGGCGACGTCCTCGAGCTCGGCCGCGTGCGGGTGCGGCTCCTCCACACGCCCGGGCACACCCCCGGCTCGCAGTGCTTCCTCGTCGAGAGCGGCGCGGGCCCCGGACGGCTCGTGTCCGGCGACACCCTGTTCCTGAACGCCTGCGGCCGCGTCGACCTGCCCGGCGGCGACCCCGAGGCGATGTTCCGCAGCCTCGACGGCGTGCTGAAGCGGCTTCCCGACGAGACGATCCTCTATCCCGGCCATCTCTACGCGCCCGAGCCGTCCGCGACGATGGGCGAGCAGAAGCGCACGAACCCCTACCTGCGCGCCGCGACCGTCGATCAGTTCCTGACCTTCGTCGGCTTCTAG
- a CDS encoding electron transfer flavoprotein subunit beta/FixA family protein, protein MKIMVCIKQVPHQDARLDVRGDGTWIQDENIKFEINPYDQNALEAALQLKDAGGGEVVVASIGPERVTQSLRTALGMGADRAIHVKDAAADGSDALGVAKLLAALAKAESPDLIFTGFMSDDGNIAAVGPMLATLLGIPHTTTAVSLKKENGTVQVERELEGGALEVVDLKTPCLVTTQTGMNQVRYASLKGIMAAKKKPIDVKTVADLGLAGQVGAGAAKVRIEKLYTPPKGQGAEIVSGSADEVAGKLVGKIKELGLL, encoded by the coding sequence ATGAAGATCATGGTCTGCATCAAGCAGGTCCCGCACCAGGACGCGCGTCTCGACGTCCGCGGCGACGGCACCTGGATCCAGGACGAGAACATCAAGTTCGAGATCAACCCCTACGACCAGAACGCCCTCGAGGCGGCGCTCCAGCTCAAGGACGCGGGCGGCGGCGAGGTGGTGGTGGCCTCGATCGGGCCCGAGCGGGTCACGCAGTCGCTGCGCACCGCGCTCGGCATGGGTGCGGACCGCGCGATCCACGTGAAGGACGCGGCCGCCGACGGCTCGGACGCGCTCGGCGTCGCCAAGCTCCTGGCGGCGCTCGCCAAGGCCGAGAGCCCCGACCTGATCTTCACCGGCTTCATGTCCGACGACGGCAACATCGCCGCCGTCGGCCCGATGCTCGCGACCCTGCTCGGGATCCCGCACACGACCACCGCCGTGAGCCTGAAGAAGGAGAACGGCACGGTGCAGGTGGAGCGCGAGCTCGAGGGCGGCGCCCTCGAGGTGGTGGACCTGAAGACGCCCTGCCTCGTGACGACCCAGACCGGCATGAACCAGGTCCGCTACGCGTCGCTCAAGGGCATCATGGCCGCCAAGAAGAAGCCGATCGACGTCAAGACGGTTGCCGATCTCGGCCTCGCCGGGCAGGTGGGCGCCGGCGCGGCGAAGGTCCGGATCGAGAAGCTCTACACGCCGCCCAAGGGCCAGGGCGCCGAGATCGTGTCGGGCTCGGCGGACGAGGTGGCGGGCAAGCTGGTCGGCAAGATCAAGGAGCTGGGGCTCCTCTAA
- a CDS encoding electron transfer flavoprotein subunit alpha/FixB family protein, translated as MGSILLVAEIQKGKLREASLELVSVARKIGEATGREVKSLVVGQGVSGIAEELAKKGGGEVFLADDAALANYSVDAYHAAAKAAIAAGSPEIVLLSNTPTGWDLAPRLAAALDAAFVSDCFDVEVAGAELVFLRRFFNGKLDARLRPVGLPIVATMQPGATAAFSGSADGKVTALAVSVGEGGTRFVETKVAEAKGVDLTKAEVIVSGGRSLGGPEKFQEVIKPLADALGGAMGASRPVVDAGWLPHEYQVGSSGQIVAPKLYIACGISGAIQHLVGMKGSNFVIAINKDPDAPIFEVANLGVVGDLFEVVPKLTEAVKAAKG; from the coding sequence ATGGGTTCGATCCTCCTGGTGGCGGAGATCCAGAAGGGCAAGCTGCGCGAGGCCAGCCTCGAGCTGGTCAGCGTGGCGCGCAAGATCGGCGAGGCGACCGGCCGCGAGGTCAAGAGCCTGGTCGTCGGCCAGGGCGTCTCGGGGATCGCCGAGGAGCTGGCCAAGAAGGGCGGCGGCGAGGTGTTCCTCGCCGACGACGCCGCGCTCGCCAACTACAGCGTCGACGCCTACCACGCAGCGGCCAAGGCGGCGATCGCAGCCGGCTCGCCCGAGATCGTGCTGCTCTCGAACACGCCCACGGGCTGGGACCTGGCGCCGCGGCTCGCGGCTGCGCTCGACGCGGCGTTCGTGTCGGACTGCTTCGACGTCGAGGTGGCGGGGGCCGAGCTGGTGTTCCTGCGCCGCTTCTTCAACGGCAAGCTCGACGCGCGGCTGCGCCCGGTGGGCCTGCCGATCGTCGCCACGATGCAGCCGGGCGCGACGGCGGCCTTCAGCGGCTCCGCCGACGGCAAGGTGACGGCGCTCGCGGTCTCCGTCGGCGAGGGTGGCACCCGCTTCGTCGAGACCAAGGTGGCCGAGGCCAAGGGCGTCGACCTCACCAAGGCCGAGGTCATCGTGTCGGGCGGCCGGTCGCTCGGGGGTCCCGAGAAGTTCCAGGAGGTGATCAAGCCCCTCGCCGACGCGCTCGGCGGCGCGATGGGCGCCTCGCGACCGGTGGTCGATGCCGGCTGGCTGCCGCACGAGTACCAGGTCGGCTCCTCCGGCCAGATCGTGGCGCCGAAGCTCTACATCGCCTGCGGCATCTCGGGCGCGATCCAGCACCTGGTCGGCATGAAGGGGTCGAACTTCGTCATCGCGATCAACAAGGATCCCGATGCTCCGATCTTCGAGGTCGCGAACCTCGGCGTCGTGGGCGACCTCTTCGAGGTGGTGCCGAAGCTCACGGAGGCGGTCAAGGCCGCCAAGGGCTGA
- a CDS encoding ParA family protein, giving the protein MLNEKGGSGKTTLAAGLGAHLALCGGRRVLAIDMDPQGQLGKVLGVEVRQARRSAIELLVDAVLGPPSGAGEEAAPARAAELPILPTRIPRLDVVVAHKALGLAPALGAGEPEPTGRLRRRLDAARGLAPYDYVLVDGPPSFGLLTLNVLRAVDEVVVPVPLTFLALDGCAELVRTIESVRTRYDHPGLRITMVVPTFHRRTRLAAEVLAALEQRFPKEIAHTVVGWHVKIDEAQARGLSVFEYAPGDRGARALAALAQELEARTPAGAT; this is encoded by the coding sequence GTGCTCAACGAGAAGGGCGGCAGCGGCAAGACCACGCTCGCTGCCGGATTGGGCGCGCACCTGGCGCTGTGTGGCGGCCGGCGCGTGCTCGCGATCGACATGGACCCGCAGGGGCAGCTCGGCAAGGTGCTGGGCGTGGAGGTGCGGCAAGCCCGCCGCAGCGCGATCGAGCTGCTCGTGGACGCGGTGCTCGGCCCGCCCTCGGGCGCCGGGGAGGAGGCCGCCCCGGCGCGGGCGGCCGAGCTCCCGATCCTGCCGACACGGATCCCGCGGCTCGACGTCGTGGTGGCCCACAAGGCGCTCGGGCTCGCGCCCGCCCTCGGCGCCGGCGAGCCGGAGCCCACGGGGCGCCTGCGCCGGCGCCTCGACGCGGCCCGGGGCCTCGCCCCCTACGACTACGTCCTCGTCGACGGCCCCCCGAGCTTCGGCCTGCTCACCTTGAACGTGCTGCGCGCGGTGGACGAGGTGGTGGTGCCGGTTCCGCTCACCTTCCTCGCGCTCGACGGCTGCGCGGAGCTGGTGCGCACGATCGAGAGCGTGCGCACGCGCTACGACCATCCGGGGCTGCGCATCACGATGGTCGTACCGACCTTCCATCGCCGCACGCGCCTGGCTGCCGAGGTGCTGGCGGCGCTCGAGCAGCGATTTCCCAAGGAAATCGCACACACGGTCGTCGGCTGGCACGTCAAGATCGACGAAGCGCAGGCCCGCGGGCTCTCGGTGTTCGAGTACGCGCCGGGGGACCGGGGCGCGCGGGCGCTGGCGGCGCTCGCGCAGGAGCTCGAGGCGCGCACGCCGGCGGGAGCCACCTAG